From Selenomonas ruminantium AC2024, a single genomic window includes:
- a CDS encoding NAD(P)/FAD-dependent oxidoreductase encodes MKKYDVVIVGGGPAGIFAAYELAEKSPELKVLLLESGKDIYTRVCPISAGKVKGCIGCKPCSIMRGFGGAGAFSDGKYNFTTQFGGWLNEYLSDEEVMDLIYYVDKINMKHGAPAQVFSTENSDIGYKAIQHDLHLLAASVRHLGTENNLEMLKATYEYLKDKVEFRFECPVAHIHSDGQGENEVELTDGEKIAAEYLIVAPGRAGAEWFSTECDTLGLKQENNRVDVGVRVEVPDEIWNPITSQVYEAKLVYRTKRYGDQVRTFCMNPHGHVVMENTDGIITVNGHSYSDPKLQSKNTNFALLVSNRFTEPFHSPHQYGKRIASFSNLLGGGIIVQRFGDLMKGRRSNAHRMSKSFTRPTLQATPGDLSLVLPKRHVDNLIEMIQALDNIAPGMTNDDTLLYGVEVKFYSSRVKLTNQLETELKNVFAIGDGAGVTRGLSQAGASGVYVARQIIERSKK; translated from the coding sequence ATGAAGAAGTATGATGTTGTGATTGTGGGCGGTGGCCCCGCCGGTATCTTTGCCGCTTATGAACTGGCAGAAAAAAGCCCCGAGCTCAAAGTATTGCTGCTCGAGAGCGGTAAGGATATCTATACCCGTGTCTGCCCCATTTCCGCAGGCAAAGTGAAAGGCTGCATTGGCTGCAAGCCCTGCAGCATCATGCGCGGCTTCGGTGGTGCCGGTGCTTTCTCCGATGGCAAATACAACTTCACCACTCAGTTCGGCGGCTGGCTCAATGAATACCTGTCTGACGAAGAAGTCATGGACCTCATCTATTATGTAGATAAAATCAACATGAAGCACGGCGCTCCGGCTCAGGTATTCAGCACGGAAAACAGCGACATCGGCTACAAGGCCATTCAGCATGATTTGCACCTGTTGGCTGCCAGCGTCCGCCATCTGGGCACGGAAAACAATCTGGAAATGCTCAAGGCTACCTATGAATACCTCAAGGACAAAGTGGAATTCCGCTTTGAATGTCCCGTAGCCCATATCCATTCGGACGGTCAGGGTGAAAACGAAGTGGAACTTACGGACGGCGAAAAAATTGCCGCCGAATACCTGATTGTCGCTCCCGGCCGCGCCGGTGCCGAGTGGTTCTCCACGGAATGTGACACCCTTGGCCTCAAGCAGGAAAACAACCGCGTAGATGTCGGTGTCCGTGTGGAAGTTCCCGATGAAATTTGGAACCCCATCACGAGTCAGGTTTATGAAGCCAAGCTCGTATACCGCACCAAACGTTACGGCGACCAGGTGCGCACCTTCTGCATGAACCCGCACGGTCATGTCGTTATGGAAAACACCGACGGCATCATCACCGTCAACGGCCACTCCTACAGCGACCCGAAACTGCAGAGCAAGAACACCAACTTCGCCCTGCTGGTCAGCAACCGCTTCACGGAGCCCTTCCACTCCCCGCATCAGTACGGCAAGCGCATTGCCTCCTTCTCCAACCTCTTAGGCGGCGGCATTATCGTGCAGCGCTTCGGCGATTTGATGAAGGGACGCCGCTCCAACGCCCATCGCATGAGCAAGAGCTTCACCCGTCCGACCCTGCAGGCAACGCCGGGCGACCTTTCTCTGGTTCTGCCCAAGCGCCATGTGGACAACCTCATTGAAATGATTCAGGCGCTCGACAACATCGCGCCGGGCATGACCAATGACGATACCCTGCTCTACGGTGTAGAAGTAAAATTCTACAGCTCCCGCGTAAAACTCACGAATCAGCTGGAAACGGAACTCAAAAACGTCTTCGCCATTGGCGATGGCGCTGGCGTAACCCGCGGTCTTTCTCAGGCAGGTGCCAGCGGTGTCTATGTAGCCCGCCAGATTATTGAACGCAGCAAGAAATAA
- the putP gene encoding sodium/proline symporter PutP: protein MTSQLAIINTFILYIGLMMAIGVYYYRRTRNMSDYFLGNRKLGAWVTSMSAEASDMSGWMLMGVPGFAYLAGLNAGWIAVGIALGTWANWHFVAARLRKYTELAKNSLTVPQFLENRFEDNSGLLRTIPAVFILIFFTIYTSSGFVSSGRLFETVFGLPYEYAIFIGAGSVVFYTLVGGFLAVSRTDFIQGVMMFFAILVVPITAAMEMGGYTATVNAIDNVSHSMLEPFTKPDGSTLGTIELISLLAWGIGYFGQPHILVRFMAISSSKEIKQATRIAMTWVVLSLAAAVAVGMVGRVFLSHELAGTESETVFLVMTNELFPPIVAGLILSAVLAAIMSTASAQLLVAASAFAQDFYRTLLRKEAETTELIWISRASVLIIASLAIFIGLNPSSFILDMVAYAWAGFGAAFGPALLCALFWRRTTRNGVLAGIIVGGITVLVWKQIDWLGLYEIVPGFLLSLLAVYVVSKMDKEPAASIVKTFDAVGKSEI from the coding sequence TTGACAAGTCAATTAGCGATTATCAATACCTTTATTCTCTACATTGGCCTGATGATGGCCATTGGTGTTTATTATTACCGCCGTACCCGCAATATGAGCGATTATTTTTTGGGCAACCGTAAATTAGGAGCCTGGGTTACTTCCATGAGTGCCGAGGCTTCCGACATGAGCGGTTGGATGCTTATGGGCGTGCCGGGCTTTGCGTATCTGGCCGGACTTAATGCCGGATGGATTGCGGTGGGCATTGCCCTCGGTACCTGGGCCAACTGGCATTTTGTGGCGGCCCGCCTTAGAAAGTACACGGAGCTGGCCAAGAATTCCCTGACGGTGCCCCAATTTTTGGAGAACCGCTTTGAGGATAACAGCGGCTTGCTGCGCACCATCCCGGCGGTGTTTATTTTGATTTTCTTTACTATATATACATCCTCGGGGTTTGTGTCTTCCGGCCGTCTCTTTGAAACGGTGTTCGGTTTGCCTTATGAGTATGCCATCTTTATCGGTGCCGGTTCGGTGGTGTTCTATACGCTGGTGGGCGGTTTCTTGGCTGTGTCCCGCACGGATTTTATTCAGGGTGTTATGATGTTCTTCGCCATCTTGGTGGTGCCCATTACGGCGGCTATGGAGATGGGAGGTTATACGGCTACGGTAAATGCCATTGACAACGTAAGCCATTCCATGCTGGAACCTTTCACCAAACCGGATGGTTCGACCTTGGGCACGATTGAACTGATTTCCCTGCTGGCCTGGGGCATTGGCTACTTCGGCCAGCCGCATATTCTCGTGCGTTTTATGGCGATTTCCAGTTCCAAGGAAATCAAACAGGCCACCCGCATTGCCATGACCTGGGTGGTGCTCTCTCTGGCTGCGGCAGTCGCTGTGGGTATGGTGGGCCGCGTGTTCCTGTCCCATGAACTGGCGGGCACGGAGTCGGAAACGGTATTTTTGGTGATGACCAATGAACTTTTCCCGCCGATTGTGGCAGGCTTGATTCTCTCGGCTGTACTGGCAGCCATTATGAGTACGGCTTCGGCACAGCTTCTGGTAGCGGCATCTGCCTTTGCTCAGGATTTTTACCGCACGCTTTTGCGCAAGGAAGCGGAGACTACGGAACTTATCTGGATCAGCCGGGCTTCGGTTTTGATTATCGCCTCACTGGCGATTTTTATCGGTTTGAATCCTTCCAGCTTTATTTTAGACATGGTGGCCTATGCCTGGGCGGGATTTGGTGCTGCCTTCGGGCCGGCTCTGCTGTGTGCTCTCTTCTGGCGCCGTACCACCCGCAATGGGGTGCTGGCCGGTATCATCGTGGGGGGCATTACGGTGCTCGTCTGGAAGCAGATTGACTGGCTGGGGCTTTATGAAATCGTGCCGGGATTCCTGCTCTCGCTGCTGGCCGTTTATGTGGTCAGCAAAATGGATAAGGAACCGGCAGCTTCCATCGTGAAAACTTTTGATGCCGTAGGCAAAAGCGAAATCTAA